In one window of Leifsonia sp. NPDC080035 DNA:
- a CDS encoding HtaA domain-containing protein, whose translation MLAAIVAVALGAAGLGIAGAAPALAAGPAVSAPEVPAAGGTITVTGSGFDTSDPGIYLGVGPAGLAGFYQGSASLLAGQTVWVAVGNTEVGSGDQRTSPMTEDGTFSVRLTIPAPTAEVPAYAIYTSKAHGKGFADPSQNTTTALAFAAPEPQATSLTIASSASTVEEGRSVTLTATVAPAVAGTVAFSDGSASLGSAAVVGGVATLSTSALAPGSHSLGAAFTPADASTAAPSTASVITVTVNAASQPAAASVTLSKASGLDAAGADITVTGSGFAPTGGAVMGVYVGVGPASAKDDPSWFVNAGFYQGVKWVRTVAADGSFSQALTGITGVFASNGRTVDCASEECGVYTFAAHGSSDRTQDTYTPIAFAAAQPQPLPVTVGLSVDPATAVEGTTLTYTATISASGEGSGRPTAFPGTVVFGEGSGATAPDTAYGTVNVTGDTAVFRTSTLPVGAHTLRGWYTPADAGAFGAARSDSVTATVTAKAVPGAPHVTVSPASGIDTTAGVITVTGSGFATTGNGVYLGIAPKSVLSDPNWFLNASYFQGAQWISPSGVAGPRIGSDGRFTTTMTGVTASFSSNGKTVDCLTVECGVFTFGAHGSTDRSQDTYTPIAFAAPTAGAVATRLSISVAGSSVQGAPVDVTVTVTPAAAGTVTLYDRGAVVAKDLRLTMPGATASATASAATVTSAAARIPSTLAAATSSSVTTRVPGLAVGSHAFTASFAPDDRSAFAPSVAASVPHTVTAAGASAGPAAPAAAGTAEPVCVARSVDGATLDWGVKASFRSYISGGIANGSWTLNGVGYEGGRYAWSGGSGSFNPTETRGVVRFPGSVAFTGHDGLLNLVLSNIALRVTGADGATLIADVHSTDMSGTPSDFSGVSFATVALGGATASGSTFAVDGAAATLTADGAKAFAGFYTAGTALDPVSFAFPLGAAVACDSSTAAAGSALASTGSDGAGQWPLIVGVLLLTGVAAVLVAQRRRARATAETV comes from the coding sequence TTGCTGGCGGCGATCGTCGCCGTGGCGCTCGGCGCCGCCGGCCTCGGCATCGCAGGCGCAGCGCCCGCCCTCGCCGCCGGCCCGGCGGTCTCCGCGCCGGAGGTGCCGGCCGCGGGCGGCACCATCACGGTGACCGGAAGCGGCTTCGACACCAGCGACCCGGGCATCTACCTCGGCGTCGGCCCCGCCGGGCTCGCCGGCTTCTACCAGGGATCGGCGAGCCTCCTGGCCGGCCAGACGGTGTGGGTCGCCGTCGGCAACACAGAAGTCGGTTCCGGCGACCAGCGCACGTCGCCCATGACGGAGGACGGCACGTTCTCGGTCAGGCTGACGATCCCCGCGCCCACCGCCGAGGTCCCCGCCTACGCGATCTACACCTCCAAGGCGCACGGCAAGGGCTTCGCCGACCCGTCGCAGAACACGACCACGGCGCTCGCCTTCGCCGCCCCGGAGCCGCAGGCGACGTCCCTCACCATCGCGAGCAGCGCATCCACGGTCGAGGAGGGGCGGTCCGTCACGCTGACCGCGACCGTCGCTCCCGCCGTGGCGGGCACGGTGGCGTTCTCCGACGGCTCCGCGTCGCTCGGCAGCGCCGCCGTCGTCGGCGGCGTCGCGACGCTCAGCACGAGCGCGCTCGCCCCCGGGTCGCACTCCCTCGGCGCGGCGTTCACCCCCGCCGACGCGTCGACCGCCGCGCCGTCGACCGCCTCGGTGATCACCGTCACGGTGAACGCCGCCTCGCAGCCGGCCGCCGCCTCCGTGACGCTCTCGAAGGCCTCCGGTCTCGACGCGGCCGGCGCCGACATCACCGTCACCGGATCCGGCTTCGCGCCGACCGGAGGGGCCGTCATGGGCGTGTACGTCGGCGTCGGCCCGGCCTCCGCGAAGGACGACCCGAGCTGGTTCGTCAACGCGGGCTTCTACCAGGGCGTGAAGTGGGTGCGCACGGTCGCGGCCGACGGGTCGTTCAGCCAGGCGCTCACCGGCATCACCGGGGTCTTCGCCTCGAATGGTCGCACGGTCGACTGCGCGAGCGAGGAGTGCGGCGTCTACACCTTCGCGGCGCACGGCTCGAGCGACCGCACCCAGGACACCTACACGCCGATCGCGTTTGCCGCCGCGCAGCCGCAGCCGTTGCCCGTGACCGTCGGCCTCTCCGTCGACCCGGCGACCGCGGTCGAGGGCACCACGCTCACCTACACGGCCACGATCTCCGCGAGCGGCGAGGGCTCCGGCCGGCCGACCGCGTTCCCGGGCACCGTCGTGTTCGGCGAGGGCAGCGGCGCCACCGCTCCCGACACCGCGTACGGCACGGTGAACGTGACCGGCGACACGGCGGTGTTCCGGACCTCCACCCTCCCCGTCGGCGCGCACACGCTGCGCGGCTGGTACACGCCGGCCGACGCCGGTGCGTTCGGGGCGGCGCGCTCCGACTCGGTCACGGCCACCGTCACCGCGAAGGCCGTGCCGGGCGCCCCGCACGTCACGGTGTCCCCGGCATCGGGCATCGACACGACCGCGGGCGTCATCACCGTCACCGGGTCCGGGTTCGCGACGACCGGCAACGGCGTCTACCTCGGCATCGCCCCGAAGTCGGTGCTGAGCGACCCGAACTGGTTCCTCAACGCGAGCTATTTCCAGGGCGCGCAGTGGATCTCGCCGTCCGGCGTCGCCGGGCCGAGGATCGGCTCGGACGGGAGGTTCACCACGACGATGACCGGCGTCACGGCATCGTTCTCGTCCAACGGGAAGACGGTGGACTGCCTCACCGTGGAGTGCGGCGTGTTCACCTTCGGCGCGCACGGGTCCACCGATCGGTCGCAGGACACCTACACGCCGATCGCCTTCGCCGCCCCCACCGCGGGCGCGGTCGCGACCCGACTCTCGATCAGCGTCGCCGGTTCGTCCGTCCAGGGCGCGCCGGTGGATGTGACGGTCACGGTCACGCCGGCGGCCGCCGGCACGGTGACCCTGTACGACAGGGGCGCCGTCGTCGCCAAGGACCTGCGGCTGACGATGCCGGGCGCGACCGCGTCCGCCACCGCGTCCGCCGCCACCGTGACATCGGCCGCCGCGCGCATCCCGTCCACCCTCGCCGCAGCGACCTCGTCGTCGGTCACCACACGGGTCCCAGGACTCGCGGTCGGATCGCACGCCTTCACCGCGAGCTTCGCGCCCGACGACCGGTCCGCGTTCGCACCGTCCGTCGCCGCTTCGGTGCCGCACACGGTGACGGCGGCCGGCGCGTCGGCCGGGCCAGCCGCTCCTGCCGCGGCCGGAACGGCCGAGCCCGTCTGCGTCGCGCGTTCGGTCGACGGTGCGACGCTGGACTGGGGCGTCAAGGCGAGCTTCCGCAGCTACATCAGCGGCGGGATCGCGAACGGCTCGTGGACGCTGAACGGCGTCGGCTACGAGGGCGGCCGCTACGCCTGGAGCGGCGGCTCGGGGAGCTTCAACCCCACCGAGACGCGCGGTGTCGTGCGGTTCCCCGGCTCGGTGGCGTTCACCGGGCACGACGGGCTGCTGAACCTCGTGCTCTCGAACATCGCCCTGCGCGTCACCGGCGCGGACGGCGCGACCCTGATCGCGGACGTCCACTCGACCGACATGAGCGGCACGCCGAGCGACTTCTCGGGCGTCTCGTTCGCGACCGTCGCGCTGGGCGGTGCCACCGCATCCGGATCGACGTTCGCCGTCGACGGCGCCGCCGCCACGCTGACCGCGGACGGTGCGAAGGCGTTCGCCGGCTTCTACACGGCGGGGACGGCGCTCGACCCGGTGTCGTTCGCCTTTCCGCTCGGAGCCGCGGTGGCCTGCGACAGCAGCACGGCCGCGGCCGGCTCGGCGCTCGCGTCGACCGGAAGCGACGGCGCCGGTCAGTGGCCGCTGATCGTCGGAGTGCTGCTGCTCACCGGCGTGGCCGCCGTGCTGGTCGCCCAGCGCAGGCGGGCCCGCGCGACCGCGGAGACGGTGTGA
- a CDS encoding ABC transporter substrate-binding protein: MSSTAPLSTAHLSTEGGAARAALGRARGVRPRRAVALAALATATVLLAGCAASAPAASPTTTVTGTPPATSGPSDALPDPRAITGPSTATSIPDIEPIARSPKPSLPVTVTDATGTRVTVTDASRILALDIYGTLAETVVGLGLGDRLVGRGSSNALGSMAALPLVTRNGHELNGEAILALRPTLVLTDTTLGPREVQDQLRVSGVPVVFFDPKRSIDTIGAQIETVAHTVGLDALGRRLVERTDAELASAKADIAAIAPAADRALRVAFLYVRGRAGVFFLFGKGYGADALISAVGAVDVATAAGITGARPASSEALLATNPDVFLTMTDGLASTGGVDGLLERPGVADTLAGQHRRVVDMADGQVLSFGPSTPAVLRSLADALYRPGAAG; the protein is encoded by the coding sequence GTGAGTTCCACGGCACCCCTCTCCACCGCACACCTCTCCACCGAGGGCGGCGCAGCACGCGCCGCCCTCGGGCGTGCGCGGGGCGTCCGGCCGCGTCGCGCCGTGGCCCTCGCGGCCCTCGCGACGGCGACGGTCCTGCTGGCGGGATGCGCCGCTTCCGCACCCGCTGCGTCGCCGACCACGACCGTCACCGGCACCCCGCCCGCCACATCCGGCCCGTCGGACGCACTGCCCGACCCGCGGGCGATCACCGGCCCCTCGACCGCCACGTCCATCCCGGACATCGAGCCCATCGCGCGCTCGCCGAAGCCGTCGCTGCCCGTGACCGTCACCGACGCGACCGGGACGCGCGTGACGGTGACCGACGCGAGTCGCATCCTCGCACTCGACATCTACGGCACCCTCGCCGAGACCGTGGTCGGGCTGGGGCTCGGCGACCGCCTGGTCGGGCGCGGCTCCTCCAACGCGCTCGGCTCGATGGCCGCGCTGCCGCTCGTCACCCGGAACGGTCACGAGCTGAACGGCGAGGCGATCCTCGCGCTGCGGCCGACCCTCGTCCTCACCGACACCACGCTCGGCCCGCGCGAGGTGCAGGATCAGCTGCGCGTGTCCGGCGTGCCGGTCGTCTTCTTCGACCCCAAGCGCAGCATCGACACCATCGGCGCGCAGATCGAGACGGTCGCGCACACCGTGGGCCTCGACGCCCTGGGCAGGAGGCTCGTCGAGCGAACGGACGCCGAGCTGGCGTCTGCGAAGGCGGACATCGCGGCGATCGCACCCGCGGCCGACCGCGCGCTCCGGGTGGCGTTCCTCTACGTCCGCGGCAGGGCCGGGGTCTTCTTCCTGTTCGGGAAGGGATACGGCGCCGATGCGCTCATCTCGGCCGTCGGCGCGGTGGACGTCGCGACCGCTGCAGGGATCACCGGGGCCAGACCGGCGAGCAGCGAGGCGCTGCTCGCAACGAATCCGGACGTCTTTCTGACGATGACGGACGGACTCGCGTCGACCGGCGGCGTCGACGGCCTGCTCGAGCGTCCCGGCGTCGCCGACACCCTCGCCGGGCAGCACCGCCGGGTGGTCGACATGGCGGACGGGCAGGTGCTGTCATTCGGGCCGTCCACCCCCGCCGTGCTGCGGTCGCTCGCCGACGCGCTCTACCGGCCGGGAGCGGCGGGATGA
- a CDS encoding iron ABC transporter permease — translation MTAQGLRASEATVRRAHHGSSAVARARARRGLVIGGLVVALLAVVLLSAAVGQFSLSPAEILSSIGRRLGLAPTAPADAYADGALWNVRFPRIALGLTVGAALGIAGALMQGVFANPLAEPAVVGVSAGAAVGACAAIVFGMQAFGSATVPAAAFATGVVTTLLVYVLARARGRTRVLMLVLTGIAVNAIANALIALLVFAADTAGREQIMFWQLGSLNGATWSAVAVTLPLLAVGVVGACLLARRMDVLALGDRTARHLGVPVERVRLTAILLVALLTAAAVSFAGIIAFVGLIVPHLLRLLIGPAHAALLPASALGGALLIAIADVGARTLVPFADLPIGMFTALVGGPVFFLLLRRTVASGERS, via the coding sequence ATGACCGCGCAGGGCCTCCGCGCGAGCGAGGCGACCGTGCGGCGGGCGCATCACGGGTCCTCGGCCGTCGCACGCGCCAGGGCGCGGCGCGGGCTCGTGATCGGCGGCCTCGTCGTCGCGCTGCTCGCGGTGGTGCTGCTCTCCGCGGCCGTCGGCCAGTTCTCGCTGTCGCCCGCGGAGATCCTCTCCTCGATCGGGCGGCGGCTCGGGCTCGCTCCGACCGCGCCCGCGGATGCGTACGCGGACGGCGCGCTGTGGAACGTCCGGTTCCCGCGCATCGCCCTCGGCCTCACCGTCGGCGCGGCCCTCGGCATCGCGGGAGCGCTCATGCAGGGGGTCTTCGCCAACCCGCTTGCCGAGCCCGCCGTCGTCGGCGTCTCCGCCGGCGCCGCGGTGGGCGCGTGCGCCGCCATCGTGTTCGGGATGCAGGCGTTCGGCTCCGCGACCGTCCCCGCCGCCGCGTTCGCGACGGGGGTCGTGACGACGCTGCTGGTCTACGTGCTCGCGCGGGCGCGCGGCCGGACCCGGGTGCTGATGCTGGTGCTGACCGGCATCGCCGTCAACGCCATCGCGAACGCCCTGATCGCGCTGCTCGTGTTCGCCGCCGACACCGCGGGCCGCGAGCAGATCATGTTCTGGCAGCTCGGCTCGCTGAACGGCGCGACCTGGTCTGCCGTGGCGGTCACGCTCCCGCTGCTTGCCGTCGGCGTCGTCGGGGCGTGCCTGCTCGCGCGGCGGATGGATGTGCTCGCGCTCGGCGACCGGACGGCCCGCCACCTCGGGGTCCCGGTGGAGCGGGTGCGGCTGACGGCCATCCTGCTGGTCGCGCTGCTGACGGCCGCGGCGGTCTCGTTCGCCGGGATCATCGCCTTCGTCGGCCTCATCGTCCCGCACCTGCTGCGGCTGCTGATCGGCCCCGCGCACGCCGCACTGCTGCCGGCCAGCGCCCTCGGCGGCGCGCTGCTGATCGCGATCGCCGATGTCGGCGCCCGCACGCTCGTCCCGTTCGCCGACCTCCCGATCGGGATGTTCACGGCGCTGGTCGGCGGACCCGTGTTCTTCCTGCTGCTGCGCCGCACCGTCGCCTCGGGGGAGCGGTCGTGA
- a CDS encoding heme ABC transporter ATP-binding protein: protein MTGAELRGVGVSLGGRRILDAVDLAVRPGELVALIGPNGAGKSTALGALAGDTVPDEGVALVDGRDARRMRPAELGRLRAVLLQQKGVSFSYPVREVVAMGRLPWARTPQSERDEEAVADALERTGTTRLADRDVTTLSGGELARVSLARVLAQDCPIVLLDEPTDALDLGHQEQVLALAAQLARTGRAVLAVLHDLNLAATYADRIVLLSGGRVVATGDAETVLVPALLSGVYAHPVDVVEHPRTGRPLVLPVPGVG from the coding sequence GTGACCGGGGCGGAGCTGCGGGGCGTCGGCGTCTCGCTCGGCGGCCGCCGCATCCTGGACGCCGTCGACCTGGCGGTGCGTCCCGGCGAGCTGGTCGCCCTGATCGGACCGAACGGCGCCGGCAAGTCGACCGCGCTCGGCGCCCTCGCCGGCGACACCGTGCCCGACGAGGGCGTCGCGCTGGTCGACGGCAGGGACGCGCGGCGGATGCGCCCCGCCGAGCTCGGGAGGCTGCGCGCCGTGCTGCTGCAGCAGAAGGGCGTCTCCTTCTCCTACCCGGTGCGCGAGGTCGTCGCGATGGGGCGTCTGCCCTGGGCGCGCACGCCGCAGAGCGAGCGCGACGAGGAGGCGGTGGCCGACGCCCTCGAGAGGACGGGCACGACCCGGCTCGCCGACCGCGACGTGACCACGCTCTCCGGCGGCGAGCTGGCACGGGTCTCGCTCGCGCGCGTGCTCGCGCAGGACTGCCCGATCGTGCTCCTCGACGAGCCGACCGACGCCCTGGACCTCGGCCACCAGGAGCAGGTGCTCGCGCTCGCCGCGCAGCTCGCCCGAACCGGACGCGCGGTGCTCGCCGTGCTGCACGACCTGAACCTCGCCGCGACCTACGCCGACCGCATCGTGCTGCTCTCCGGCGGTCGCGTCGTCGCGACCGGGGACGCGGAGACGGTGCTCGTGCCCGCCCTGCTGAGCGGTGTCTACGCGCATCCGGTGGATGTGGTGGAGCATCCGCGGACGGGCCGTCCGCTGGTGCTGCCGGTGCCGGGGGTCGGGTAG
- a CDS encoding GNAT family N-acetyltransferase, protein MTLTVENQPDQSRYALLGDGEVVGVAEYDLRDDAIVFTHTEIDEEKRERGMASQLVQAALDDVRDNTDRRVVASCPYVRRWLEDHPDYQALQRR, encoded by the coding sequence ATGACGCTGACCGTGGAGAACCAGCCCGACCAGTCCCGCTACGCCCTGCTCGGCGACGGTGAGGTGGTCGGGGTCGCGGAATACGACCTGCGCGACGACGCGATCGTGTTCACGCACACCGAGATCGACGAGGAGAAGCGGGAACGCGGCATGGCCTCGCAGCTGGTGCAGGCGGCCCTCGACGACGTGCGCGACAACACCGACCGCCGCGTCGTCGCCTCGTGCCCCTATGTGCGCCGCTGGCTGGAGGACCACCCGGACTACCAGGCGCTGCAGCGCCGCTGA
- a CDS encoding site-specific DNA-methyltransferase, whose amino-acid sequence MLQPVSADAAPPLWHPDAPSTVVHADNLGVIASLPDAAFRLIYLDPPFNTGRPQARRRTTSVRSEGGAGSVIGFKGRSYERIKGDLLSYDDRFDDYWEFLEPRLIEAWRVLADDGTLYLHLDYREAHYAKVLLDALFGRESFLNEIVWAYDYGAKAKNRWPAKHDTILVYVKNPRGYFFDSSAVDREPYMAPGLVTPEKAELGKLPTDVWWHTIVSPTGREKTGYPTQKPEGVLRRIVQASSEEGDWVLDFFAGSGTTGAVASALGRRFLLVDSNPDAIAVMRERLSAADGVRFLD is encoded by the coding sequence ATGCTCCAGCCCGTCTCCGCCGATGCCGCGCCGCCGCTCTGGCATCCGGACGCGCCGAGCACGGTCGTCCACGCCGACAACCTCGGCGTGATCGCCTCGCTTCCGGACGCCGCGTTCCGCCTGATCTACCTCGATCCGCCGTTCAACACCGGCCGCCCGCAGGCGCGGCGGCGGACGACGTCCGTGCGCTCCGAGGGCGGCGCGGGCAGCGTCATCGGCTTCAAGGGCCGCAGCTATGAGCGGATCAAGGGCGACCTGCTCAGCTACGACGACCGCTTCGACGACTACTGGGAGTTCCTGGAGCCGAGGCTGATCGAGGCCTGGCGGGTGCTCGCCGACGACGGCACGCTGTACCTGCACCTGGACTACCGCGAGGCGCACTACGCCAAGGTGCTGCTGGATGCGCTCTTCGGCAGGGAGTCGTTCCTCAACGAGATCGTCTGGGCGTACGACTACGGAGCGAAGGCCAAGAACCGGTGGCCCGCCAAGCACGACACCATCCTCGTGTACGTGAAGAACCCGCGCGGCTACTTCTTCGACTCGTCCGCGGTCGACCGCGAGCCGTACATGGCTCCCGGCCTGGTGACTCCGGAGAAGGCCGAGCTCGGCAAGCTGCCGACCGACGTCTGGTGGCACACGATCGTGTCCCCGACCGGGAGGGAGAAGACCGGGTACCCGACGCAGAAGCCGGAGGGGGTGCTGCGGCGGATCGTCCAGGCCTCCAGCGAGGAGGGCGACTGGGTGCTCGACTTCTTCGCGGGGAGCGGCACGACCGGCGCCGTCGCGTCGGCGCTCGGCCGGCGCTTCCTGCTGGTGGACAGCAACCCGGACGCGATCGCCGTGATGCGCGAGCGCCTCTCCGCCGCCGACGGCGTGCGCTTCCTGGACTGA
- a CDS encoding phosphatase PAP2 family protein: MRPPLRALPFVWAALGSAVAFTLIYLVFVRSYIGQVIDERAFAGADAWKGDLIEFARTFLDALPVASVVIGAIIAIVIVLVRRNWLVFGIAIGAAVAVNVSTQVLKYAILSRPPKGVDVGLANSLPSGHTAVAGSAALVVFLVCSPRYRPVAAVVGSVFTVAAGASTLVEQWHRPSDVIAGMLVVAFWASIAGVVLAGLRLPPADPPVQAKLWALLWIALVFMVGSLVALAVTYFSTQGGSEHLFIAYAGGVAAIAATGLFLAVIGNRLYRALA, translated from the coding sequence ATGCGACCCCCGCTCCGTGCTCTGCCCTTCGTCTGGGCCGCGCTGGGCTCCGCCGTCGCCTTCACGCTGATCTACCTCGTCTTCGTGCGCAGCTACATCGGCCAGGTCATCGACGAGCGGGCGTTCGCCGGAGCGGACGCCTGGAAGGGCGACCTCATCGAGTTCGCCAGGACGTTCCTCGACGCCCTCCCTGTCGCCTCCGTGGTCATCGGCGCGATCATCGCGATCGTCATCGTGCTCGTGCGCCGCAACTGGCTCGTGTTCGGGATCGCCATCGGCGCGGCCGTCGCGGTCAACGTGAGCACCCAGGTGCTGAAGTACGCCATCCTGTCGCGTCCGCCGAAGGGGGTGGATGTCGGGCTGGCGAACTCGCTGCCGTCCGGTCACACCGCCGTCGCCGGCTCCGCCGCGCTTGTCGTCTTCCTGGTCTGCTCGCCGCGCTACCGCCCGGTCGCCGCCGTCGTCGGATCGGTGTTCACGGTCGCCGCCGGCGCATCCACCCTCGTCGAGCAATGGCACCGCCCGAGCGACGTGATCGCTGGGATGCTGGTGGTCGCGTTCTGGGCGTCCATCGCGGGCGTCGTGCTCGCGGGGCTGCGGCTTCCGCCGGCGGACCCGCCGGTGCAGGCCAAGCTGTGGGCGCTGCTGTGGATCGCGCTCGTGTTCATGGTCGGCTCACTGGTCGCGCTCGCCGTCACCTACTTCTCCACTCAGGGCGGCTCGGAGCACCTGTTCATCGCCTACGCGGGCGGCGTGGCCGCGATCGCGGCGACCGGCCTGTTCCTGGCCGTCATCGGCAATCGTCTGTACCGCGCCCTCGCCTGA
- a CDS encoding LacI family DNA-binding transcriptional regulator, with the protein MAATPRIPSRVTAAMVAERAGTSIATVSLVVNGKHRGRVSDENADRVRAAVRELGYIVDGTASALARGTSDVVVLLAPDLPNPYFGRVIKGVQEELDDRFQLLLSAASSGRQPTATDVRRLAALRPAGLLVSAPGPDFLDEVPPGIPLVLLDAPGLETRAVAVNYDIEPGVDALVAHLAERGHRTIGYLDGTTPAATYILRREALARLAAARGMTVLADEDARSGPDTAEAAAVVARVLPRWRDAGVTAIVAAADTLALGVLAACADAGVRIPEDLAVAGFDDLPAAAVTAPSLTSVALPGDALGREAAHRLVALLDGESPRERRPGLLDATLIVRASTSAPARAADAPEPSGT; encoded by the coding sequence ATGGCAGCCACTCCGCGCATCCCGTCGCGCGTGACCGCGGCCATGGTCGCCGAACGCGCGGGGACGAGCATCGCGACCGTCTCGCTCGTCGTCAACGGCAAGCACAGGGGCCGGGTCTCCGACGAGAACGCCGACCGCGTCCGCGCGGCGGTCCGGGAGCTCGGCTACATCGTCGACGGCACCGCGAGCGCGCTGGCCCGCGGCACGAGCGACGTCGTCGTCCTGCTCGCGCCCGACCTCCCCAATCCCTACTTCGGCCGCGTCATCAAGGGCGTGCAGGAGGAGCTGGACGACCGGTTCCAGCTGCTGCTCTCCGCCGCGTCCAGCGGGCGGCAGCCGACCGCGACCGACGTGCGGCGGCTCGCCGCGCTGCGCCCCGCGGGCCTGCTCGTCTCCGCGCCCGGCCCGGACTTCCTCGACGAGGTGCCGCCCGGCATCCCCCTCGTCCTCCTGGATGCACCGGGGCTGGAGACGCGCGCCGTCGCCGTCAACTACGACATCGAGCCCGGCGTGGATGCGCTCGTCGCGCACCTCGCCGAGCGCGGCCACCGCACCATCGGCTACCTCGACGGCACCACCCCCGCCGCCACCTACATCCTGCGCAGGGAGGCGCTCGCCCGGCTGGCCGCGGCCAGGGGGATGACCGTGCTCGCCGACGAGGACGCCCGCAGCGGACCGGACACCGCGGAGGCCGCCGCGGTCGTCGCACGCGTCCTGCCGCGCTGGCGTGATGCCGGCGTGACCGCGATCGTCGCCGCGGCGGACACGCTCGCCCTGGGCGTCCTCGCCGCCTGCGCGGACGCCGGCGTGCGCATCCCGGAGGACCTGGCGGTCGCGGGCTTCGACGACCTGCCGGCCGCGGCCGTCACCGCCCCGAGCCTGACGAGCGTCGCACTGCCCGGCGACGCGCTCGGCCGCGAGGCGGCGCACCGCCTTGTCGCGCTGCTCGACGGCGAGAGCCCGCGCGAACGACGGCCCGGTCTGCTGGATGCGACCCTCATCGTCCGTGCCTCCACCTCCGCGCCCGCTCGGGCGGCCGACGCCCCGGAACCGAGCGGCACGTAA
- a CDS encoding nucleoside hydrolase: protein MEKIILDCDPGHDDAIALLLAHGNPDIDLLAVTTVAGNQTLEKVTRNALAVATVAGIAGIPFAAGADRPLVRPVEIAPDIHGESGLDGPVLPDASFALDQRHAVDLIIDTVMAHEPGTVTIVPTGALTNIALAVRREPRIVERVKQVVLMGGGVHVGNWSPVAEFNIVIDPEAADIVFSAGWKVVMVGLDLTHQALATPEVAERIAAVGTGPARFVGELLEFFGRTYADVQGFDSPPVHDPCAVAYVIDPTIVRAERMPIAIETQGRLTTGMTVADRRTPAPEDCPTWAALELDHERFWGLVVDALERIGEPEVRA, encoded by the coding sequence GTGGAGAAGATCATCCTGGACTGCGACCCCGGCCACGACGACGCGATCGCGCTGCTGCTCGCGCACGGCAACCCCGACATCGACCTGCTGGCGGTCACCACCGTCGCAGGCAACCAGACCCTGGAGAAGGTCACGCGCAACGCGCTGGCCGTCGCGACGGTCGCCGGCATCGCCGGCATCCCGTTCGCGGCGGGCGCCGACCGGCCGCTGGTGCGACCGGTCGAGATCGCCCCGGACATCCATGGCGAGTCCGGCCTCGACGGCCCGGTGCTGCCGGACGCGTCCTTCGCGCTCGACCAGCGGCACGCCGTCGACCTCATCATCGACACCGTCATGGCGCACGAGCCGGGAACGGTCACCATCGTGCCGACCGGCGCCCTCACCAACATCGCCCTCGCCGTGCGCCGGGAGCCGCGCATCGTCGAACGGGTGAAGCAGGTCGTCCTGATGGGCGGCGGCGTGCACGTCGGCAACTGGAGCCCGGTCGCCGAGTTCAACATCGTGATCGACCCGGAGGCGGCCGACATCGTCTTCAGCGCCGGGTGGAAGGTCGTGATGGTCGGGCTCGACCTCACCCACCAGGCGCTCGCGACTCCGGAGGTCGCCGAGCGCATCGCCGCCGTCGGCACCGGCCCCGCGCGGTTCGTCGGCGAGCTGCTGGAGTTCTTCGGCCGCACCTACGCCGACGTTCAGGGCTTCGACAGCCCGCCGGTCCACGACCCCTGCGCCGTCGCGTACGTCATCGACCCGACCATCGTGCGCGCCGAGCGGATGCCGATCGCGATCGAGACCCAGGGCCGCCTGACCACCGGGATGACCGTGGCCGACCGCCGCACGCCCGCCCCCGAGGACTGCCCCACCTGGGCCGCTCTCGAACTCGACCACGAGCGCTTCTGGGGTCTCGTCGTCGACGCCCTCGAGCGCATCGGCGAGCCGGAGGTGCGGGCATGA